A window of Rhodococcus sp. SGAir0479 contains these coding sequences:
- a CDS encoding phosphoribosyl-ATP diphosphatase has product MEQWVPVKTFESLFAELTERAASRPEGSGTVAALDAGVHAQGKKVLEEAGEVWIAAEHESDEALAEEISQLLYWVQVLMVGKGLKLEDVYRHL; this is encoded by the coding sequence GTGGAACAATGGGTCCCCGTGAAGACCTTCGAATCCCTGTTCGCCGAGCTGACCGAGCGCGCCGCTTCCCGCCCCGAGGGATCCGGCACCGTTGCCGCGCTGGACGCAGGTGTCCATGCGCAGGGCAAGAAGGTGCTCGAGGAAGCCGGCGAGGTGTGGATCGCCGCCGAGCACGAGAGCGACGAAGCGCTCGCCGAGGAAATCTCCCAGCTGCTGTACTGGGTTCAGGTCCTGATGGTGGGCAAGGGGCTGAAGCTCGAGGACGTCTACCGACATCTGTGA
- the hisG gene encoding ATP phosphoribosyltransferase, with protein sequence MLRVAVPNKGSLSESASQILAEAGYRRRTDSRDLTVLDPTNSVEFFFLRPKDIAIYVGSGDLDLGITGRDLALDSGAPVAERLSLGFGRSSFRYAGPQGKEWKVEDLAGLRIATSYPNLVRTDLAARGIEATVIRLDGAVEISIQLGVADAIADVVGSGRTLRQHNLVAFGESLCDSEGVLIEREGSDREDRARNQLIARVQGVVFAQQYLMLDYDCPKTVLDKAVKVTPGLESPTLSPLADENWVAVRAMVPRKGHNAVMDELADLGAKAILASDIRSCRAF encoded by the coding sequence ATGCTGCGCGTCGCAGTACCCAACAAGGGATCGCTCTCCGAGTCCGCGAGCCAGATTCTCGCCGAGGCCGGATACCGTCGCCGCACCGATTCCCGCGACCTGACCGTCCTCGACCCCACCAACTCGGTCGAGTTCTTCTTCCTGCGCCCCAAGGACATCGCCATCTACGTGGGTTCGGGCGATCTCGATCTCGGCATCACCGGCCGTGATCTCGCACTCGATTCCGGCGCCCCGGTCGCCGAGCGGCTCTCGCTCGGGTTCGGCCGGTCCTCGTTCCGCTACGCCGGACCGCAGGGCAAGGAGTGGAAGGTCGAGGACCTCGCCGGCCTCCGGATCGCCACCTCCTACCCGAATCTCGTCCGCACGGATCTCGCCGCCCGGGGCATCGAGGCCACGGTCATCCGGCTCGACGGCGCCGTGGAGATCTCGATCCAGCTCGGGGTCGCGGACGCGATCGCCGACGTCGTGGGCTCCGGCCGGACGCTGCGCCAGCACAACCTCGTCGCGTTCGGGGAGTCGCTCTGCGATTCCGAGGGAGTACTGATCGAACGCGAGGGCTCCGACCGCGAGGACCGCGCCCGCAACCAGCTGATCGCCCGCGTCCAGGGTGTCGTGTTCGCGCAGCAGTACCTGATGCTCGACTACGACTGCCCCAAGACCGTGCTCGACAAGGCCGTCAAGGTCACGCCGGGTCTCGAGTCGCCGACCCTGTCCCCGCTGGCGGACGAGAACTGGGTGGCCGTGCGCGCGATGGTCCCACGCAAGGGCCACAACGCCGTGATGGACGAGCTCGCCGATCTCGGTGCCAAGGCGATCCTGGCGTCCGACATCCGGTCCTGCCGCGCCTTCTGA
- a CDS encoding thioesterase family protein, protein MSDLAYYVPLGVGADGAERFSSTPLTASTWADTMQHGAPPSALLVRALEHCEPRPDARLTRVVIEILGPVPISDIEVRSWVERPGKRVELVVAELWAAGPDGAARAVARGTGWRMQTVDTTPVVHTADAPLRPVSAGHEIEMSGPFWGSGFVTSLDWRWLAEISCEGPGQVWVRPNPVLVEGESLSPIQRLFSVVDVSNGVGAKIHPSEWTFLNTDLTVHLFRVPDGEWIGLSSETSYGPDGVGMCAGVVYDEAGAVGRINQTVQVRAR, encoded by the coding sequence GTGAGCGATCTGGCGTACTACGTCCCGCTCGGGGTCGGTGCGGACGGAGCCGAACGGTTCTCGTCGACGCCGCTGACCGCCAGCACGTGGGCCGACACCATGCAGCACGGCGCGCCGCCGTCCGCGCTGCTGGTCCGCGCACTCGAGCACTGCGAACCGCGGCCGGACGCTCGGCTCACCCGTGTCGTGATCGAAATCCTCGGGCCCGTCCCGATCAGCGACATCGAGGTGCGCTCGTGGGTGGAGCGCCCCGGCAAGCGTGTCGAACTGGTGGTGGCCGAGCTGTGGGCCGCCGGGCCCGACGGCGCCGCGCGGGCGGTCGCCCGCGGCACCGGGTGGCGGATGCAGACGGTCGACACCACCCCGGTCGTCCACACCGCCGACGCGCCCCTGCGTCCGGTCTCCGCGGGCCACGAGATCGAGATGTCGGGGCCGTTCTGGGGCAGCGGATTCGTCACGAGTCTCGACTGGCGCTGGCTGGCCGAGATCAGTTGCGAGGGGCCGGGACAGGTGTGGGTGCGCCCCAATCCCGTTCTCGTCGAGGGTGAGTCGCTCAGCCCGATCCAGCGTCTGTTCAGCGTCGTCGACGTGTCCAACGGTGTGGGCGCCAAGATTCATCCGAGCGAGTGGACGTTCCTCAACACCGATCTGACGGTGCACCTGTTCCGCGTCCCGGACGGCGAGTGGATCGGCCTGTCGTCCGAGACGTCGTACGGCCCCGACGGTGTCGGCATGTGCGCGGGCGTCGTCTACGACGAGGCCGGCGCGGTGGGGCGGATCAACCAGACCGTCCAGGTCCGCGCACGGTAG
- a CDS encoding RecB family exonuclease, translating into MRRPALSPSRAGDFKQCPLLYRFRAVDRLPETPSRAQARGSVVHAALEALFALPAAERIPERARELVEPAWERVLAESPELADVITADEHGRFLTEARRLVAGYYRLEDPTRFDPEACELRVETELDDGVLLRGFVDRIDVSPTGLVRVVDYKTGRAPREVGESKALFQLKFYALVLLRVRGVVPAQLQLLYLGDGQALTYEPDEAELRRFERTLSALWEAILAAGRTGDFRPKPSRLCDWCDHRDRCPAFGGTPPPYPGWPDVPPEASSDFEEMVE; encoded by the coding sequence GTGCGGCGCCCCGCGTTGTCGCCCTCGCGCGCGGGCGACTTCAAGCAGTGCCCGCTGCTCTACCGGTTCCGCGCGGTCGACCGGCTTCCCGAGACGCCCTCACGCGCACAGGCCCGGGGTTCGGTGGTGCACGCCGCGCTCGAGGCGTTGTTCGCTCTGCCTGCGGCAGAACGCATTCCGGAGCGGGCGCGCGAGCTCGTCGAACCGGCGTGGGAACGGGTGCTGGCGGAGTCCCCGGAACTGGCGGACGTGATCACCGCGGACGAACACGGCCGCTTCCTCACCGAGGCGCGGCGTCTGGTCGCCGGCTACTACCGACTCGAGGATCCGACGCGCTTCGACCCGGAAGCGTGTGAGCTGCGTGTCGAGACCGAGCTCGACGACGGTGTGCTGCTGCGCGGCTTCGTCGACCGCATCGACGTCTCTCCCACCGGGCTGGTGCGGGTGGTGGACTACAAGACCGGCCGCGCACCCCGGGAGGTGGGCGAGTCCAAGGCGTTGTTCCAGCTGAAGTTCTACGCGCTGGTCCTGCTGCGCGTGCGCGGGGTCGTGCCGGCCCAGCTGCAACTACTGTACCTGGGCGACGGGCAGGCGCTGACGTACGAACCGGACGAGGCGGAGCTGCGACGCTTCGAACGGACGTTGTCGGCGCTGTGGGAGGCGATCCTGGCGGCCGGGCGGACGGGCGACTTCCGCCCCAAACCGAGCAGACTGTGTGACTGGTGCGACCATAGGGACCGTTGCCCGGCCTTCGGAGGAACACCGCCCCCGTACCCGGGCTGGCCCGACGTTCCCCCCGAGGCGAGTTCGGATTTCGAGGAGATGGTCGAGTGA
- a CDS encoding tRNA (adenine-N1)-methyltransferase, whose product MASGGLGRSGPFQVGDRVQLTDAKGRKYTVVLEPGKEFHTHRGGILHDALIGTDEGSVVTSTNGTPYLALRPLLTDYVLSMPRGAQVIYPKDAAQIVHEGDVFPGARVLEAGAGSGALTCSLLRAVGPTGRVTSYEVREDHAEHAVRNVETFFGGRPDNWDLTIADLAEYDADIDGKVDRVVLDMLAPWDVLPAVSKALVPGGVLVVYVATTTQLSKVVEAMREQECWTEPRSWESMVRGWHVVGLAVRPEHRMQGHTAFLVTARRLAEGTVTPKPQRRPSKG is encoded by the coding sequence ATGGCATCAGGCGGACTGGGACGTAGCGGACCGTTTCAGGTCGGTGACCGCGTCCAACTCACCGATGCCAAGGGGCGCAAGTACACCGTCGTCCTCGAACCCGGCAAGGAGTTCCACACGCACCGCGGCGGAATCCTGCACGACGCGTTGATCGGGACCGACGAGGGCAGCGTCGTCACGTCGACGAACGGCACGCCGTACCTCGCGCTGCGGCCGTTGCTCACGGACTACGTGCTCTCGATGCCGCGCGGCGCGCAGGTGATCTACCCCAAGGATGCGGCGCAGATCGTGCACGAGGGCGACGTCTTCCCGGGTGCGCGCGTGCTCGAGGCGGGCGCCGGCTCGGGCGCGCTGACGTGCTCGCTGCTGCGCGCGGTCGGTCCCACCGGCCGCGTCACGTCGTACGAGGTGCGCGAGGACCACGCCGAGCACGCGGTCCGCAACGTCGAGACGTTCTTCGGCGGGCGTCCCGACAACTGGGACCTGACGATCGCGGACCTCGCGGAGTACGACGCCGACATCGACGGCAAGGTCGACCGGGTGGTGCTGGACATGCTCGCGCCGTGGGACGTGCTGCCTGCAGTGTCCAAGGCGCTCGTGCCGGGTGGTGTGCTCGTGGTCTACGTGGCGACCACGACGCAGCTGTCCAAGGTCGTCGAGGCGATGCGCGAGCAGGAGTGCTGGACCGAACCCCGGTCCTGGGAGTCGATGGTGCGCGGGTGGCACGTGGTGGGCCTGGCCGTGCGTCCGGAGCACCGGATGCAGGGGCACACGGCGTTCCTGGTCACCGCGCGCCGGCTGGCCGAGGGGACGGTGACCCCCAAGCCGCAGCGCCGCCCCAGCAAGGGCTGA
- a CDS encoding nuclear transport factor 2 family protein, with protein MIIRKSLVAAGVLAAALGMTACGSDDSSDQAETTATTTSATTGATTSTAASAAAPSAEVLQEQLTTFFDPAVPAAEKSEVIENGAQRTATLEQFNQVLAGYPLTAKVGEVTAAGDTVTATTEIAGPHGGAPVPVTFTESNGEWVISDASSCQIFGMGRVSC; from the coding sequence GTGATCATCCGCAAATCCCTCGTCGCCGCCGGCGTCCTCGCTGCCGCCCTCGGCATGACCGCATGCGGCTCCGACGACTCGTCCGATCAGGCGGAGACGACGGCGACGACCACGTCCGCCACGACGGGTGCGACGACCTCGACCGCAGCCTCCGCGGCCGCGCCGTCCGCGGAGGTTCTCCAGGAGCAGCTGACGACGTTCTTCGACCCCGCCGTGCCGGCCGCCGAGAAGAGCGAGGTCATCGAGAACGGTGCGCAGCGCACCGCGACGCTCGAGCAGTTCAATCAGGTACTGGCCGGCTACCCGCTGACCGCGAAGGTCGGCGAGGTGACCGCCGCGGGAGACACCGTCACGGCCACCACCGAGATCGCGGGCCCGCACGGCGGCGCTCCGGTCCCCGTCACGTTCACCGAGTCGAACGGCGAGTGGGTCATCTCCGACGCCTCGAGCTGCCAAATCTTCGGAATGGGCCGCGTCAGCTGCTGA
- the arc gene encoding proteasome ATPase, whose protein sequence is MNPTENPDPVAAARELEALRAEAIALRRQLAESPEQLRELESRVDSLTIRNGKLMDTLKEARQQLIALREEVDRLGQPPSGYGVLLAVHEDQTVDVFTSGRKMRLTCSPNVDAESLSMGQTVRLNEALTIVEATSFERVGEICALREVLDDGTRALVVGHADEERVVWLAAPLAEIAIEDVVKDPDSPSRRLRPGDSLLVDTKAGYAFERIPKAEVEDLVLEEVPDVGYNDIGGLGRQIEQIRDAVELPFLHKDLFHEYALRPPKGVLLYGPPGCGKTLIAKAVANSLAKKIAEARGEDSKEAKSYFLNIKGPELLNKFVGETERHIRMIFQRAREKASEGTPVIVFFDEMDSIFRTRGSGVSSDVETTVVPQLLSEIDGVEGLENVIVIGASNREDMIDPAILRPGRLDVKIKIERPDAESAQDIFSKYLTETLPLHADDLAEFNGDRTACVKAMIERVVDRMYAESDDNRFLEVTYANGDKEVLFFKDFNSGAMIQNIVDRSKKYAIKSVLETGSPGLRVQHVFDSIVDEFSENEDLPNTTNPDDWARISGKKGERIVYIRTLVTGKNASASRAIDTESNTGQYL, encoded by the coding sequence ATGAACCCGACAGAGAATCCGGACCCGGTTGCGGCGGCTCGTGAACTCGAGGCGCTCAGGGCGGAGGCGATCGCGCTCCGCCGACAACTCGCGGAATCGCCGGAGCAGCTCCGCGAGCTGGAATCACGGGTGGACTCGCTCACCATCCGCAACGGCAAGCTGATGGACACCCTCAAGGAGGCCCGCCAGCAGCTCATCGCACTGCGCGAGGAGGTCGACCGCCTGGGCCAGCCGCCGAGCGGGTACGGGGTACTGCTCGCCGTCCACGAGGACCAGACCGTCGACGTGTTCACGTCCGGCCGCAAGATGCGTCTGACGTGCTCGCCGAACGTCGACGCGGAATCGCTGTCGATGGGCCAGACCGTCCGGCTGAACGAGGCACTGACGATCGTCGAGGCGACGAGTTTCGAACGTGTGGGGGAGATCTGCGCGCTGCGTGAGGTCCTCGACGACGGAACCCGCGCGCTCGTCGTGGGACACGCCGACGAGGAGCGCGTGGTGTGGCTAGCGGCGCCGCTCGCCGAGATCGCGATCGAGGACGTCGTCAAGGATCCGGACTCGCCGTCGCGCCGGCTGCGCCCCGGCGACTCGCTGCTGGTCGACACCAAGGCCGGTTACGCGTTCGAACGGATCCCCAAAGCGGAGGTCGAGGACCTCGTGCTCGAAGAAGTGCCGGACGTCGGCTACAACGACATCGGCGGCCTGGGCCGGCAGATCGAGCAGATCCGCGACGCGGTGGAACTGCCGTTCCTGCACAAGGATCTGTTCCACGAGTACGCGCTGCGTCCGCCCAAGGGCGTGCTGCTGTACGGGCCGCCCGGTTGCGGCAAGACGCTGATCGCCAAGGCGGTGGCGAACTCGCTGGCGAAGAAGATCGCCGAGGCGCGGGGTGAGGACAGCAAGGAGGCCAAGTCCTACTTCCTCAACATCAAGGGCCCCGAACTGTTGAACAAGTTCGTCGGTGAGACCGAGCGGCACATCCGCATGATCTTCCAGCGGGCGCGGGAGAAGGCGTCCGAGGGCACGCCGGTGATCGTGTTCTTCGACGAGATGGATTCGATCTTCCGGACCCGCGGATCCGGCGTCTCCTCGGACGTCGAGACGACCGTGGTGCCGCAGTTGCTCAGTGAGATCGACGGTGTCGAGGGGCTCGAGAACGTCATCGTGATCGGCGCGTCCAACCGCGAGGACATGATCGATCCGGCCATCCTCCGGCCCGGCCGCCTCGACGTGAAGATCAAGATCGAGCGCCCGGACGCCGAGTCGGCGCAGGACATCTTCTCGAAGTACCTCACCGAGACGCTGCCGCTGCACGCCGACGACCTCGCCGAGTTCAACGGCGATCGGACCGCGTGCGTGAAGGCGATGATCGAGCGGGTCGTCGACCGGATGTACGCCGAGAGCGACGACAACCGGTTCCTCGAGGTCACGTACGCCAACGGCGACAAGGAAGTGCTGTTCTTCAAGGACTTCAACTCGGGTGCGATGATCCAGAACATCGTGGACCGGTCCAAGAAGTACGCGATCAAGTCGGTGCTCGAAACCGGGTCGCCGGGTCTGCGGGTGCAGCACGTGTTCGATTCGATCGTCGACGAATTCTCCGAGAACGAGGATCTGCCGAACACGACCAACCCCGACGACTGGGCGCGAATCT